Proteins encoded by one window of Dialister pneumosintes:
- the serS gene encoding serine--tRNA ligase, whose protein sequence is MLDIKFIREHVDKVKQNLIHRHNSFDLDKVIELDQKRRALLAQTELLKSEKNATSKKIAEAKKNGKDVQIVIKEMKELGEKISEIDYTLKQVEEELNIDLLHLPNMIDSSVPLGKDDSENPEVRKWGTPRTFNFPIKAHYELGNDLGILDSERAGKVSGARFCFYLDMAAKLERAVYSLMLDMHTEESDYTEVISPYLINASSMQGTGQLPKFADDMYKVEGEDMYMTPTAEVPLTNYFADEILDANILPVHMAALTPCFRKEAGSAGKDTRGLIRQHQFHKVEMVKYCIPEESWDELESLTAEAERVLQRLELPYRVVCLCSGDIGFSSAKTYDIEVWMPAQDKYREISSCSNCLDFQARRANIRFRRENGAKPEFVHTLNGSGLAVGRTVAAILENYQQSDGTILIPKALQPYMNGKTIIEKRKYFKSSTCE, encoded by the coding sequence ATGTTAGATATTAAATTTATTAGAGAACATGTAGACAAAGTAAAACAAAATTTAATTCACAGACATAATTCTTTTGACTTGGATAAAGTTATTGAATTAGATCAAAAACGTAGAGCACTTTTAGCACAGACAGAATTACTTAAAAGTGAAAAAAATGCAACTTCTAAAAAAATTGCAGAAGCTAAGAAAAATGGCAAAGATGTGCAAATAGTTATAAAAGAAATGAAAGAATTAGGAGAAAAGATTTCTGAAATAGATTACACGTTAAAACAAGTTGAAGAAGAATTAAACATAGATTTACTTCATTTACCCAATATGATTGATAGTAGTGTTCCATTAGGTAAAGATGATAGCGAAAATCCGGAAGTACGCAAATGGGGAACACCTAGAACTTTTAATTTTCCGATAAAAGCTCATTATGAATTAGGGAATGATTTAGGTATACTTGATTCTGAACGCGCAGGGAAAGTATCCGGAGCACGTTTCTGCTTTTATTTAGATATGGCAGCAAAACTTGAACGCGCTGTATATAGCTTAATGCTGGATATGCATACAGAAGAAAGTGATTATACAGAAGTAATATCTCCATATCTTATTAATGCATCTTCTATGCAAGGTACAGGGCAATTACCTAAATTTGCAGATGATATGTATAAAGTGGAAGGTGAAGATATGTACATGACACCTACTGCTGAAGTTCCTTTAACTAATTATTTTGCAGATGAGATATTAGATGCGAATATATTACCTGTACATATGGCGGCACTGACACCTTGTTTTAGAAAAGAAGCAGGATCTGCTGGCAAAGATACAAGAGGACTTATTCGTCAACATCAATTTCATAAGGTGGAAATGGTTAAATATTGTATACCGGAAGAAAGTTGGGATGAGCTAGAATCTTTAACAGCGGAAGCAGAACGTGTATTACAACGATTAGAATTACCATATCGTGTTGTTTGCCTTTGTTCCGGAGATATAGGCTTTTCTTCTGCTAAAACTTATGATATTGAAGTTTGGATGCCTGCACAGGACAAATATAGAGAAATTTCATCTTGTTCAAACTGTTTAGATTTCCAAGCTCGTAGAGCTAATATAAGATTCCGTCGTGAAAATGGTGCAAAGCCTGAGTTCGTTCATACACTTAATGGTTCCGGGTTGGCAGTTGGACGTACTGTAGCAGCTATTTTAGAAAACTATCAGCAGTCAGATGGCACTATTTTAATTCCTAAAGCTTTACAACCATATATGAATGGTAAAACTATTATTGAAAAAAGAAAATATTTTAAAAGCTCTACATGTGAATAG
- the rsmA gene encoding 16S rRNA (adenine(1518)-N(6)/adenine(1519)-N(6))-dimethyltransferase RsmA: MFEVELADKKVISYILKRFNIHAKHRLGQNFLVRADVVKAIAEAAELTEESCVLEIGPGIGILTQALARTGAAVTAVEIDKSLEKVLLHTLEPYENINIIYEDILKLNLYELMQGKIWKIAANLPYYITTPILIYLIQTELPISLFVFMIQKEVAARIMASPGTKDYGALTLAIQFYCTAEIVMDVPPSSFIPKPAVMSTVLKLKKRKEPAVKVKDKKLFFSMVKIAFGQRRKVFTNALKAGGINKTMIDEILRRTQIDGTRRGETFSMQEFGLLADAWYDLIHEKS, encoded by the coding sequence ATGTTTGAAGTAGAACTTGCAGATAAAAAGGTAATTTCATATATTTTAAAACGTTTTAACATTCATGCTAAACATAGACTGGGGCAAAATTTTTTAGTAAGAGCGGATGTTGTTAAGGCTATTGCAGAAGCAGCAGAGCTTACGGAAGAAAGTTGTGTTTTAGAAATTGGACCGGGTATTGGTATATTAACACAAGCCCTAGCTAGAACCGGAGCAGCTGTTACTGCAGTAGAAATAGATAAAAGTTTAGAAAAAGTTCTTTTGCATACATTAGAACCTTATGAAAATATAAATATTATTTATGAAGATATTTTAAAATTGAATTTATATGAATTAATGCAAGGGAAAATTTGGAAAATAGCGGCTAATTTACCGTATTATATTACTACACCGATACTCATCTATTTAATACAGACAGAACTTCCTATTTCTCTTTTTGTATTTATGATACAAAAAGAGGTGGCTGCACGTATTATGGCATCACCAGGAACAAAAGATTATGGTGCATTAACATTGGCGATTCAATTTTATTGTACAGCTGAAATTGTTATGGATGTACCTCCTTCTTCCTTTATCCCGAAACCGGCTGTTATGTCAACTGTATTAAAATTAAAAAAACGGAAAGAACCGGCGGTTAAAGTAAAAGATAAGAAATTATTTTTTAGTATGGTAAAAATAGCTTTTGGACAACGTAGAAAAGTGTTTACCAATGCTTTGAAAGCAGGTGGTATTAATAAAACTATGATTGATGAGATTTTAAGACGGACTCAAATAGATGGTACGCGACGTGGTGAAACATTTTCTATGCAAGAGTTTGGGCTATTAGCTGATGCATGGTATGACCTTATTCATGAAAAATCGTAA
- the rnmV gene encoding ribonuclease M5 codes for MIKEVIIVEGKSDIARVKLAVDADMIATGGLGLSRDTIHEIECAYHTRGIIIFTDPDGPGNRIRKKLTHLFPHALHAFIPKSEASSISGVGIEEASPHAIKQALENVQTTQFNPSKEFNMSDLLKAKMVGDVSAAKRREKAGALLHIGYGNAKTFLKKLNHFSISREEWDKVIAAMEEIHV; via the coding sequence ATGATAAAAGAAGTTATTATAGTAGAAGGAAAGTCTGATATAGCAAGAGTAAAATTGGCTGTAGATGCGGATATGATTGCAACAGGTGGCTTAGGACTTTCACGTGATACTATACATGAAATAGAATGTGCTTATCATACAAGAGGGATCATAATTTTCACGGATCCGGATGGACCGGGGAATCGTATACGAAAGAAATTAACTCACTTATTTCCCCATGCACTTCATGCATTTATACCAAAGTCGGAAGCTTCATCAATATCCGGAGTAGGAATAGAAGAAGCTTCTCCTCATGCAATTAAGCAAGCTTTAGAAAATGTACAAACAACACAATTTAATCCATCAAAAGAATTTAATATGTCGGATTTATTAAAAGCAAAAATGGTAGGAGATGTATCTGCTGCCAAACGACGTGAAAAAGCAGGCGCATTATTGCATATAGGTTATGGAAATGCTAAAACATTTTTAAAAAAATTAAATCACTTTAGTATATCGCGTGAAGAGTGGGATAAAGTAATAGCTGCTATGGAGGAAATTCATGTTTGA